The DNA region TAAAAATTTTTATGTTATGGTTCAACCTTTTATTTAATTCATTAACGTCTATGTAATCTGTTAAATCCCCGGGCTGGTACTCATCGAGAACCTCACCATTTTTTATTTTGTTTCCTGCATACGAATACGCTGACTTCCAGTCCATGCCGTTTTTAAACGCAAGCCATGCATTGTATGTTGCATAAACATCATTTTTTATGTTCTTTTCATTGAATTTAATATTATATAATAGATCCTTCAGTCCAAGCATGATCCTTTCAAAGTTATTAATAAAGGATATTGTTCTATCCTTTACGATCTGAAAATCCCTGTGGTATCCGGTTGTTTTATTTAATTCAGATTGCATAATAAATGAAAGCATTGATATGGATTCAGCAGAAATACCCTGAAACAGCTCAAGATAATCCGGGTTTATCTTGTTTGGCATTAGTGAACTGCCCGTTGTGTATTCTGGAGGTATTGTTATAATATCATTCTCAGAGTATATTATTATATCCTGGCATATCCTTGAAATGTCAACTGCAAGACTGGAGATTAAATAAACAATATTTTCAATATTTTTTATGTACCTTAATGATGAGTAAACCGGATTTTTAATGTTCTTTTCCATGTTTAATAGATTTGAGACCTGATTGAAATCGACCGGCGAGAATGAGCCGTAGCCAGAGCCATAGCCAAGTGGCATCTCCCTTAAATCCATTAGGAAACTGTCCAGATTATTAAAATGATGGTAAAATATGCTTTTTATGTAATTTATATATGTGTTTACTGACATTGGCATTGCCTGCCTGTAATGTGTATAGCCAGGAATCCTTCCATTAAAGCCTGGAATGACCTTTATTATTTCATAAAGGATTTTCTCAATTTCAATGATTTTATCAATTATAAAGAGGTTTAAATCACTGTGCACCTGCTCGTTTCTTGAAAGGAACATCCTGAAGTTTTTAAAGCCGGTCCTTCTTATTATAAAATCCTCTATGTTGCCGTGGACATCCTCAAGATCCAATTTAAGCTCAATGCCGTTTTTATATATATCCAGAAGGGCCTTTATAACACTGCATGGGGCCTTCATTGCAACGTTGTAGGCAAGCATGTTTATTATCTCGTATTTTATCATATTTTTATCCGCATCGATGTCATCCCTTATTATATTATCATAGAATTTGTTTTCAAGCTCCTCTCCTGCACTTCCAGACCAGATCTTCAATGTATCACCGTTAATGCCTTTTTAACCCTGTTTGACCTTACGGTTTCATTTTTGTATATATCTATAAAGCCCTTTGATGAGCCCTGATCAAATACACCGGTCTCATAGTTTATTGTGTTATAATCGTATAGAGAGTACGGGCTCTCAATGCCTTCCAGGATCATGTTTCCCTTGTAAAGTCTTAAATTTACGCTTCCGGTTATGTACTGATTTGAGCTTTTCTCGAATTGGTTCATGTGCTCCATTGACGGATCAAACCATAATCCATTGTAAACCATGTTTGACCAGAAATTATCT from Picrophilus oshimae DSM 9789 includes:
- a CDS encoding lyase family protein, with amino-acid sequence MKIWSGSAGEELENKFYDNIIRDDIDADKNMIKYEIINMLAYNVAMKAPCSVIKALLDIYKNGIELKLDLEDVHGNIEDFIIRRTGFKNFRMFLSRNEQVHSDLNLFIIDKIIEIEKILYEIIKVIPGFNGRIPGYTHYRQAMPMSVNTYINYIKSIFYHHFNNLDSFLMDLREMPLGYGSGYGSFSPVDFNQVSNLLNMEKNIKNPVYSSLRYIKNIENIVYLISSLAVDISRICQDIIIYSENDIITIPPEYTTGSSLMPNKINPDYLELFQGISAESISMLSFIMQSELNKTTGYHRDFQIVKDRTISFINNFERIMLGLKDLLYNIKFNEKNIKNDVYATYNAWLAFKNGMDWKSAYSYAGNKIKNGEVLDEYQPGDLTDYIDVNELNKRLNHNIKIFIEPREKLIAYAENLCKNI